The Glycine soja cultivar W05 chromosome 8, ASM419377v2, whole genome shotgun sequence genome has a window encoding:
- the LOC114424407 gene encoding 1-aminocyclopropane-1-carboxylate oxidase 1-like codes for MEIPVIDFSNLNGDKRGDTMALLHEACEKWGCFMVENHEIDTQLMEKLKQLINTYYEEDLKESFYQSEIAKRLEKEQNTSDIDWEITFFIWHRPTSNINEIPNISRELCQTMDEYIAQLLKLGEKLSELMSENLGLEKDYIKKAFSGSGEGPAVGTKVAKYPQCPRPELVRGLREHTDAGGIILLLQDDKVPGLEFFKDGKWVEIPPPKNNAVFVNTGDQVEVLSNGLYKSVVHRVMPDNSGSRTSIATFYNPIGDAIISPAPKLLYPSNFRYGDYLKLYGSTKFGEKAPRFECMKNMTNGHKNIPA; via the exons ATGGAGATCCCTGTGATAGATTTTAGTAACCTCAATGGGGACAAGAGGGGTGACACAATGGCCCTATTGCACGAAGCTTGTGAAAAATGGGGCTGCTTTATG GTTGAGAACCATGAAATTGACACACAACTGATGGAGAAGTTGAAGCAGTTAATCAATACATACTATGAGGAAGACCTAAAGGAAAGCTTCTACCAGTCTGAGATAGCCAAGAGGTTGGAGAAAGAGCAGAACACCTCTGATATAGATTGGGAAATTACCTTCTTCATTTGGCATCGCCCCACCTCTAACATCAATGAAATTCCAAACATCTCTCGGGAGCTTTG CCAAACAATGGATGAGTACATTGCACAGCTCCTGAAGCTGGGAGAGAAGTTATCTGAGCTCATGAGTGAAAATCTTGGTTTGGAGAAGGATTACATCAAGAAAGCATTTTCTGGAAGTGGTGAGGGTCCTGCTGTGGGAACAAAAGTGGCCAAGTACCCTCAGTGTCCACGTCCAGAACTTGTGAGGGGACTTAGAGAGCACACAGATGCGGGTGGCATCATTCTACTGCTCCAAGATGACAAAGTGCCTGGTCTGGAATTCTTCAAAGATGGCAAATGGGTCGAGATTCCACCACCCAAGAACAATGCCGTTTTTGTGAACACGGGTGATCAAGTGGAAGTGTTGAGCAATGGCTTATATAAAAGTGTTGTGCATAGGGTCATGCCTGACAATAGTGGAAGCAGAACCTCCATTGCTACCTTTTATAATCCCATTGGAGATGCCATTATTTCCCCAGCTCCTAAGCTCTTGTACCCAAGCAATTTCCGTTATGGGGACTATTTGAAGCTCTATGGCAGCACCAAGTTCGGTGAAAAGGCTCCTCGATTTGAATGCATGAAGAACATGACCAATGGCCATAAAAATATTCCAGCTTGA
- the LOC114421118 gene encoding K(+) efflux antiporter 4-like produces MKLTSPALLSLLILCDLLLCLPSFTFSLLAADADPDTELLLAGDNATALLNASLARSDDGSFANMIDRALEREFPDNEQNEGTDPRGFNNSVAEQQAVLETVARVKPKKNESKEEKSFQFHDVFNLDNENRAEDMPTLIDRKDNVFIISNPKSKYPVLQLDLRLISDLVVVIVSATCGGIAFACAGQPVMTGYLLAGSIIGPGGLSFVSEMVQVETVAQFGVIFLLFALGLEFSTTKLRVVRAVAILGGLLQIFLFMCLCGITASLCGGKSSEGIFVGAFLSMSSTAVVLKFLMERNSVNGLHGQVTIGTLILQDCAVGLLFALIPVLGGTSGVLQGVVSMTKSLVILIAFLAILTILSRTCVPWLLKLMISLSSQTNELYQLASVAFCLLVAWCSDKLGLSLELGSFAAGVMISTTDLGQHTLEQVEPIRNFFAALFLASIGMLIHVHFLWNHVDILLAAVILVIIIKTIVTASVVKGFGYNNKTSLLVGMSLAQIGEFAFVLLSRASNLHLVEGKLYLLLLGTTALSLVTTPLLFKLIPAVVHLGALLRWFPPDSPGEIAFKGDSFRADSAKRIPLMVQGSHDS; encoded by the exons ATGAAGTTAACGTCACCTGCGCTTCTCAGCCTTCTCATTCTCTGCGATCTGCTTCTCTGTCTTCCCTCAttcactttctctctcctcgCCGCTGACGCCGACCCCGATACGGAGCTTCTCCTCGCCGGAGACAACGCGACCGCCCTCCTTAATGCCTCGCTTGCGAGATCCGACGATGGTAGCTTCGCCAACATGATTGATCGGGCTCTCGAAAGAGAGTTCCCCGATAATGAGCAGAATGAAG GTACTGATCCTCGTGGTTTCAACAACAGTGTTGCTGAACAGCAG GCTGTTTTGGAAACTGTTGCCAGAGTTAAGCCCAAGAAAAATGAGAGCAAAGAGGAAAA GTCATTTCAGTTCCATGATGTTTTTAATTTGGATAATGAGAATAGGGCAGAGGATATGCCAACTTTAATAGATCGAAAG GACAATGTCTTTATCATATCCAATCCCAAGTCAAAGTATCCTGTTCTTCAATTAGACTTGAG ATTGATATCAGATCTTGTAGTTGTCATTGTCTCTGCAACCTGTGGTGGCATTGCCTTTGCTTGTGCTGGACAACCG GTGATGACTGGATATCTGCTAGCAGGATCAATCATTGGACCAGGAGGTTTGAGTTTTGTTAGTGAAATGGTCCAA GTTGAGACAGTTGCTCAATTTGGTGTCATCTTTTTGCTCTTTGCATTGGGCTTAGAGTTTTCAACAACAAAG CTTCGAGTTGTTCGAGCAGTGGCTATTCTTGGAGGCCTACTccaaattttcttatttatgtgcTTGTGTGGAATAACGGCTTCA TTATGTGGTGGTAAATCATCTGAAGGAATATTTGTTGGTGCATTTCTATCCATGTCTTCAACAGCTGTG GTCTTGAAATTCTTAATGGAAAGGAATAGTGTCAATGGCCTTCATGGTCAGGTTACAATTGGAACTCTGATACTGCAg GATTGTGCTGTTGGATTGCTCTTTGCACTGATTCCTGTTTTGGGTGGAACATCAGGTGTTCTTCAGGGAGTAGTATCCATGACTAAGTC GTTGGTGATCTTAATTGCATTTTTGGCCATTTTGACCATATTATCTCGTACTTGTGTGCCATGGCTCCTTAAGCTTATGATAAGCTTATCCTCTCAG ACCAATGAACTTTATCAGTTGGCATCAGTGGCATTCTGCCTACTTGTTGCTTGG TGTAGCGATAAGTTGGGTTTAAGCCTTGAACTAGGTTCCTTTGCTGCGGGAGTAATGATATCAACAACAGATCTTGGTCAACATACACTTGAACAA GTTGAACCAATTCGCAACTTTTTTGCTGCTCTGTTCTTGGCCAGCATTGGGATGCTTATACATGtccatttcctttggaatcatGTTGACATTTTACTGGCAGCTGTTATATTGGTGATCATTATAAAAACAATTGTAACTGCATCTGTTGTCAAGGGGTTTGGATACAACAACAAGACTTCACTTCTT GTTGGGATGTCCCTGGCTCAAATTGGGGAGTTTGCCTTTGTTCTTCTCAGTCGTGCTTCAAATCTTCATTTAGTTGAG GGAAAGTTGTACTTATTGCTCCTTGGAACAACTGCTCTTAGTCTG GTGACTACACCTTTGCTCTTCAAGCTAATTCCTGCTGTTGTCCATCTTGGTGCATTGTTGCGGTGGTTCCCTCCTGATAGTCCGGGGGAG ATTGCATTTAAAGGGGACAGCTTTCGCGCAGACAGTGCTAAGCGTATTCCTTTAATGGTTCAAGGCTCTCATGATTCAtga